Genomic segment of Streptomyces sp. NA02950:
TTCCTCAAGCTCCCGCCGCTCGCCTCGATCCCGCTGCTGCCCCGCTCCTACGCGGCCGTCTGGCAGAGCGGCGCTTACGCCACCGAGCAGCGCATCCGCGGCACGGTCACCCTGCACACCACCATGACCAGCAACAAGTCCAGCGGTACGGCGGTGGCGTACCTCTACGACGTCGGCCCGCTCGGGATCGGCAAGCTCATCACCCACGCCCCGGTCACCTTCCACGACCGCACCCCGGGAACGCCGTTCGGCGTGGACCTGGAGCTGTTCTCGACCGCCTACGACGTGCCGGCCGGGCACCGGATGGCCCTGGTCGTCGACGCCAAGGACCCGCTGTACAACGAGCACAACCCGGACGGGGCGCGGCTCACCTTCTCCTCACCCGCGGACGACCCGTCCGCCCTGTCGGTGCCGGTCCGCGACTGATCCGGTCCCCCGTCAGGCCCCCGCCCCCGTGTCAGGCGCGTGTGTCGCCCGGCATGGGGGCGACCGGTTCGGGGGCGGCGACCGGCGTCCGGCCGGTCTTCACACTCCGCCGCTCGCGCTTCGCCACCCAGTTGGCGAACCACGACAGCAGCATGCACATCCCGATGTAGATCGGCGAGATCACCATCACCACCGGGATGAACGGAAGGTCGTAGTCGAGATTGGACGCGATGAGCTTTCCGGCGTGCAGGAACTCCTCGTAGGTGATGAGAAAGCCGAGCGAGGTGTCCTTCAGGGCCACCACCAGCTGGCTGATGATGGCGGGCAGCATCGCCCGTACGCCCTGGGGCACCAGCACGTACGTCATGACCGCCGTCTTCCGCATGCCGAGGGAGTACGCCGCCTCGCGCTGTCCGCGGTCCACCGCGTTCACCCCCGCGCGGAACACCTCGGCCAGCACCGAACCGTTGTACAGCGTCAGCCCGGTGACCAGGGCGGGCAGCGCCTGCACCTTCAGCGCGACAAAGACAAAGAAGATCATCACCAGCACGGGCATCGCCCGGAAGAACTCCACCACCAGCGTGGACAGCCAGCGCACCGGCCGGTGCTCGGACAGCCGTCCGGCCGCCAGTACGGCGCCGAACACCAGCGAGAACACCGCGGCCAGACCGAACGCCTTGAGGGTGTTGGCGAGTCCGCGCAGCAGCAGCTCCTGGATGCCCTTGTACGCAAAGGGCATCCACTTCTGGTGCGCGAACTGACCGGTGTCGACCAGGAGATGGACGATCCAGGCGATCAGCGCCAGCAGCACCGCCGTCGCCGCGATCCCGTACATGCGGTGGCGGCGCCGCGTCCGCGGTCCGGCCACGTCGTAGAGGGCGGTGGTGGTCATCGCGGCACTCCCCAGCGCTTCTCCAGGACGGCGAAGATCGCGCTGATGGCCAGTGTCACGACCAGATAGCCGACGGCGATCCAGATGAAGGTCCAGATGATGCTGTAGCCCATCTCGTTGAGCGGCTTGTAGGTGCCCAGCAGCTCGGTGACGCTGAACGACCCGGCGATGGCGGAGTTCTTGGCGAGCGCGATCAGGGTCGAGCCGATCGGCGGGATGACCGAGCGGAACGCCTGCGGCAGCACCACCGCGCCCAGCGTCTGCTCGAACGTCATCCCGAGGCTGCGCGCGGCCTCGCCCTGCCCGACCGGCACCGTGTTGATGCCCGAGCGCACCGCCTCGCAGATGAACGCCGAGGTGTAGCAGCCCAGCGCCAGCACCGCGAAGGTGGTGAACGGCAGCACCAGGCCGAAGCGCGGCAGCCCCAGCATCACCGCGAAGAACAGCAG
This window contains:
- a CDS encoding amino acid ABC transporter permease, with translation MTTTALYDVAGPRTRRRHRMYGIAATAVLLALIAWIVHLLVDTGQFAHQKWMPFAYKGIQELLLRGLANTLKAFGLAAVFSLVFGAVLAAGRLSEHRPVRWLSTLVVEFFRAMPVLVMIFFVFVALKVQALPALVTGLTLYNGSVLAEVFRAGVNAVDRGQREAAYSLGMRKTAVMTYVLVPQGVRAMLPAIISQLVVALKDTSLGFLITYEEFLHAGKLIASNLDYDLPFIPVVMVISPIYIGMCMLLSWFANWVAKRERRSVKTGRTPVAAPEPVAPMPGDTRA
- a CDS encoding amino acid ABC transporter permease, producing MDVLTDNFSLYGKGFLGTVELTVYASLLALAVGIVMAAFRVAPVASLRAFGAAWVTVLRNTPLTLLFFAVMLGLPRFGLVLPFTTFAVLALGCYTSAFICEAVRSGINTVPVGQGEAARSLGMTFEQTLGAVVLPQAFRSVIPPIGSTLIALAKNSAIAGSFSVTELLGTYKPLNEMGYSIIWTFIWIAVGYLVVTLAISAIFAVLEKRWGVPR